The genome window GAGAAGCGGGCCGCCGAGGCGCTGCTCGACGGGGTGGAGCGGGAGGCCCCCGAGATCCCCGACAGTGAGGAAGAGCAGAAGATCGAGATCGACGCCTCCGCCACGGTGAGCGGCGAGGAGCGGCTGAAGAGCCTCGATTTCGAGCAAATGAGCACGGCGGAGGTGGCCGAGGCCAAGCGGATGATCGCCCGCATCGCCTTGCCGGTGCGCCCCTTGGTGAGCCGCCGGACCCGCGCCGACGCGCGCGGCAGTCTGGCCGACTGGCGGGCCACCATGCGCGAGGCGCTGCGGCGGGGGGGCGAGGTGCAGCAGTTTGCCCGGCGAAACCGCCGCGAGCGCTGGCCCGACCTCGTGGCGCTTTGCGATATTTCTGGCTCGATGAGCCAGTATTCCCGCATCGTCCTGCATTTTCTCCACGCGGCCGCCAATACCAAGGGGGCGGGCTGGGCGCGGGTGCATGGCTTCACCTTCGGCACGCGGCTCACCAACATCACCCGCCATCTCGCCACCCGCGACGTGGATGCCGCCCTCGCCGCCGCCGGGGCGGAGGCGCAGGATTGGGAGGGCGGCACGCGGATCGGCGAATGCCTTCACGCCTTCAACCGCGACTGGTCGCGCCGGGTGCTGAGCCGGGGCGCGGTGGTGCTGCTCATCACCGACGGGCTGGATCGCGGCGAGCCCGAGCGGCTGGGGCGCGAGGCCGAGCGCCTCGGGCTTTCGGCGCGGCGCCTGATTTGGGTGAATCCCTTGCTCCGCTGGGACGGGTTTGCCCCCAGGGCCGCCGGTATCGCCGCGATGCTGCCCCATGTCTCCAGCTTCCGGGCCGGGCACAACATCGCCTCGCTGGAATCCCTTGCAGAGGCGCTCTCTCGCCCCGATGGCGGGGGCGAAAAGGCGAGGCTGATGGCGATGATGGGGCAAGACTAGGCGGAACCCAATGGGCAGGGCGGCGTTGAGGCCGCAACGAACATCCCATTGGAGGAGCAGTCTAGATGACCACCAAGATCCGCAACACCACGGCCCTCGTGGCCGCATTTTCCCTTGCCATTCCGGCAGTTGCCCCAGCGCAGCAGATGGTCGACCGCTGCGAGGCGGGCTCGATCGGTATCTCTGCCGACGTGGCCTCCGAGCTGGAACTGACCCTGACCGACGCCCAGAAGGCGGCGCTTGAGGGCGAAGCCTCCACCGATGACGTGATCGTGAGCACCTTCGGCGACGAGCCGGAACTTTGCATGACCATGGCCGAGCTCGAAGAGATGGGCGCCTCCGAGGCCGATGTCGTCATGGCGGTCGAGGCAGAGGCGAGCGACGCTGAAATGACCGGCGAGACGACGGCGGAAGCCGAAGCCGAGGTTGAAGCCGAGGCCGAGGAGACCGCCGAGGCGGACACCGAAGACAAGGGCCTGCTCGAAAGCGCGCTTGATGCCGTGACCGGCAACGATGAGCCTGCCGAAGCCGAAGCCGAAGCCGAGGCGACTGCCGAAGCCGAAGCGGAAGCCGAGGTTGAGGCGGAGATCACCGCAGAAGCCGAACCGGAAGCCGAAGCCGAAACCGAGATGGCTGAAGAAGCCGCCCCGGAGGCCGAAGCCGAAGGCGAGGGCAATGCGCTTTCCGAAGCCCTTGGCGCGCTGACCGGTGACGAGCCGGCAGAAGCCGAAGCCACCGCCGAAACCGAGGCAGAGGCCGAAGCCGAAGCCGAGATGGCCGCGGAAGCCGAGAGCGAAGCCGAAATGGAAGCCGAGGTGACGGCCGAAGCCGAGGCGGATGCCGAAGCAACGACCGAAACGGACGAGGCGATGGCCGAAGCCGAGACGGAAACCGATGCCGAAGCGGAAGCAGCGGTTGAGGCGGATGCTGCGGCCAACCCCGACATGCCCGACCCGCTGAAAGAGCTGACCGAGGCGATCGAAGCCCAGTCGGCCGAAGAGGCCAACCCCGAAGAGCAGGCGGCCGTGGCCGAGAACGAAGCGCCGGAAGCCTCCGCCGCGTCGGACGAGAACGCCGAAGTGGCCGAGGTCGAGGAAGAGACCGTGACGGAAGATTCCTCGCGCTCCAGCTCCGAAGAGTTCGACCAGAAGGTCAGCGGTGCAGCCACCGCCTCTGCCGGCAGCAAGAAGGATGGCGGCCTGAGCGACCTCGAAAAGGCGCTTCTGGTGGGCCTCGGCGCAGTTGTCGTCGGCAAGGCGCTGGAAGGCAACGACAAGGCACAGGTCGTGACCAAGTCGGATGACCGCGTGGTGGTGCTCGAAGATGGCCGCTACCGGGTGATCCGCGACGACAACGAGCTGATCGAACGCCCCGGCTCGACCGTGCGCCGCGAGACCTTCAACGACGGGTCGACCCGCACGACCGTGACCCGTGAGAACGGTGTGCAGATCGTCACCATCCGCGACCCCGAGCTGCGCGTTCTGCGCCGCACCCGGATCGACGCCGACGGCAACCGCACGGTGCTGATCGACGACACCACCAGCGTGGACCCGGTTGACGTTGCCGCGCTGCCCGATCCGGTCGAGTACGAACAGGTCGATGCCAATTCCGATGCCGAGGCCCTGCGGGCCGCGCTGTCGACCAAGAGCATCGCCGACCGCCGCTTTGCGCTCTACCAGGTGCGCAACATCGAGCGGGTGCGCAAGCTGGCCCCGGCAATTGATCTCGACGCGATCAACTTCCGCACCGGCAGCGCCGTGATCGACGCGCAGGAAGCCGAAGAGCTGAGCCAGCTGGGCAACCTGATCCGCGATTACGTGGAGCAGAACCCCGGCGAGGTGTTCCTTGTCGAAGGTCACACCGATGCGGTGGGCAATGCGGCCTACAACCTCGCACTGTCGGACCGCCGTGCCGAGAGCGTGGCGCTGGCACTGACCGAGTACTTCGACGTGCCGCCGGAAAACCTCGTGGTTCAGGGCTATGGCGAGAGCGATCTGAAGATCCGCACGCTGACCGATGAACGGGCGAACCGCCGCGCCGCCGTGCGCCGGATCACCCCGCTGATCGCCTCGGGCTCGTAAGACCCCGACCACAGCGTAACGAACCCCTTCGTTAACGAGTACAGAGGCGGGCCTTTCGGGGTCCGCCTCTTTTATTTGGGCAGGCCTCAGGGGCCTTGCCGGGCGTCCACCTCTCGGGCCCTCCGACCCGGCGCGAGATTGCGACCAAGGTGGGCGAGACATTTGCCGCCTGCGTGCTAGGTTCTGCCGGCGAGGAGGGCCGCATGATGGCTGAGATTTCCGACAACATCCCCGGTGTGGCATTGGCCTGGCACCGCGAGGGCAAGGGCGCGGTGCTGGCCACCGTGGTTGAAACCTGGGGCTCGGCACCCCGGCCCGTGGGCGCGCATCTGGCGATCAGCGGGGCAGGGGCGCTGGAAGGCTCGGTTTCGGGCGGCTGTGTCGAGGGCGCGGTTGTGGCCGAGGCCTTCGAGGCGCTCGAAACCGGGCAGAGCAAGCTGCTGACCTATGGCGTCAGCGATGACGAGGCCTTCGGCGTCGGCCTCGCCTGCGGCGGCACCATCCGCATTCTGGTGCAGCCCGTCGGGGCGGGCATCAGCGAGGCGGCGCTGGCCGAGGTGGTGGGCGCCATGGAAGCGCGCCGGCCGGTGGCCTACGTGGTGGATACCGAGAGCTGGGCGGCGCGGGTGGTGGGGCCCGAGGGCTTTGCCGAGCGTTTCCGCGCCGACCGCTCCGGCTTCGAAGAAGACGGCAAGACCTTCGTGGGCATCCACAATCCGCCCCTCCGCATGGCCGTGGTGGGCGCCGTCCACATCGCCCAGTTCCTCGTGCCGATGGCGCGGATGGCGGGCTACGACCCGTTTCTGGTGGACCCGCGCGAGGCCTTCGCGACGCCGGAGCGCTTTCCCGGCACCACCATCAGCCACGACTGGCCCGACGAGGCGCTGGCGGCCTGGGGCCTTGATGCCCGCACCGCCGTCGTGACCCTCACCCACGACCCCAAGATCGACGATCCGGCCATCGCGGCGGCGCTGGCGTCGGAGTGCTTCTACCTCGGGGCCCTCGGCTCGACCCGCACCCACGCCAAGCGGGTGGAGCGGTTGCAGACGGCGGGGGCCGATGCGGACCAGATCGCAAGGATCCACGCGCCTGTGGGGCTGAATATCGGGGCCAAGAGCCCGGCGGAAATTGCCGTATCGGTTCTGGCGCAGGTCACCGAAGTGCTCAGGGGGCAGCGGTGAAGTTTGGCCCGGTGCCCCTGAGCGACGCCGAAGGCGCGGTGCTCGCCCATTCGGTGCGTGCGGCGGGCCGGGTGGTGAAAAAGGGCGCCGTGCTGGGGGCGGAGGCGATTGCGGCATTGCAGGCCGAGGGGCTGGCCGAGGTGATCGTGGCGCGGCTCGAGCCGGGCGACGTGGCCGAGGACGTGGCCGCAGAGGCTTTGGCGCGAGCGGTGCAGGGCAGCGGGCTGAAGCTGACCAAGGCGCATACCGGGCGGGTGAACTTCAAGGCCGAGCGCCCCGGTGTGCTCGTCGTCGACGCCGAGAAGGTGCGCGCCATCAACGCCATCGACCCGGGGCTGACGCTGGCCACGCTGGCCCCGCTCACCCGCGTCACCTCGGGGCTTCTGGCCGGAACGGTCAAGGTGATCCCCTATGCGGTGCCGGGCGCCGCGCTGGAGGCGGCCTGCGCCGTCGCCGGGGGCGCCATGCGGCTGGCCCCGGTGGTGATGCGCCGCGC of Oceanicola sp. 502str15 contains these proteins:
- a CDS encoding VWA domain-containing protein; translation: MEGLAPLDIPEHPRLVENITWFARALRKAGLPIGPGRVIEAVRAVEAAGFTSRADFYHALQACFVSKPEQRAVFAQVFRLYWRDPRFLEHMMSMMLPSVRGVQEERLAKAAEKRAAEALLDGVEREAPEIPDSEEEQKIEIDASATVSGEERLKSLDFEQMSTAEVAEAKRMIARIALPVRPLVSRRTRADARGSLADWRATMREALRRGGEVQQFARRNRRERWPDLVALCDISGSMSQYSRIVLHFLHAAANTKGAGWARVHGFTFGTRLTNITRHLATRDVDAALAAAGAEAQDWEGGTRIGECLHAFNRDWSRRVLSRGAVVLLITDGLDRGEPERLGREAERLGLSARRLIWVNPLLRWDGFAPRAAGIAAMLPHVSSFRAGHNIASLESLAEALSRPDGGGEKARLMAMMGQD
- a CDS encoding molybdopterin-binding protein, producing the protein MKFGPVPLSDAEGAVLAHSVRAAGRVVKKGAVLGAEAIAALQAEGLAEVIVARLEPGDVAEDVAAEALARAVQGSGLKLTKAHTGRVNFKAERPGVLVVDAEKVRAINAIDPGLTLATLAPLTRVTSGLLAGTVKVIPYAVPGAALEAACAVAGGAMRLAPVVMRRAAVVLTEVPGQKASITTKGRAAVVGRLEALGIEAATVEVVPHDTEAVARALGGLSADLALILTGSATSDAHDVAPQALRNAGGRVDRFGMPVDPGNLLFLGALGEVPVIGLPGCARSPALNGADWVLERVACGMVPGPEDFAAMGVGGLLKEIPIRPQPREGR
- a CDS encoding OmpA family protein; the encoded protein is MTTKIRNTTALVAAFSLAIPAVAPAQQMVDRCEAGSIGISADVASELELTLTDAQKAALEGEASTDDVIVSTFGDEPELCMTMAELEEMGASEADVVMAVEAEASDAEMTGETTAEAEAEVEAEAEETAEADTEDKGLLESALDAVTGNDEPAEAEAEAEATAEAEAEAEVEAEITAEAEPEAEAETEMAEEAAPEAEAEGEGNALSEALGALTGDEPAEAEATAETEAEAEAEAEMAAEAESEAEMEAEVTAEAEADAEATTETDEAMAEAETETDAEAEAAVEADAAANPDMPDPLKELTEAIEAQSAEEANPEEQAAVAENEAPEASAASDENAEVAEVEEETVTEDSSRSSSEEFDQKVSGAATASAGSKKDGGLSDLEKALLVGLGAVVVGKALEGNDKAQVVTKSDDRVVVLEDGRYRVIRDDNELIERPGSTVRRETFNDGSTRTTVTRENGVQIVTIRDPELRVLRRTRIDADGNRTVLIDDTTSVDPVDVAALPDPVEYEQVDANSDAEALRAALSTKSIADRRFALYQVRNIERVRKLAPAIDLDAINFRTGSAVIDAQEAEELSQLGNLIRDYVEQNPGEVFLVEGHTDAVGNAAYNLALSDRRAESVALALTEYFDVPPENLVVQGYGESDLKIRTLTDERANRRAAVRRITPLIASGS
- a CDS encoding XdhC family protein — encoded protein: MAEISDNIPGVALAWHREGKGAVLATVVETWGSAPRPVGAHLAISGAGALEGSVSGGCVEGAVVAEAFEALETGQSKLLTYGVSDDEAFGVGLACGGTIRILVQPVGAGISEAALAEVVGAMEARRPVAYVVDTESWAARVVGPEGFAERFRADRSGFEEDGKTFVGIHNPPLRMAVVGAVHIAQFLVPMARMAGYDPFLVDPREAFATPERFPGTTISHDWPDEALAAWGLDARTAVVTLTHDPKIDDPAIAAALASECFYLGALGSTRTHAKRVERLQTAGADADQIARIHAPVGLNIGAKSPAEIAVSVLAQVTEVLRGQR